The Anoplopoma fimbria isolate UVic2021 breed Golden Eagle Sablefish chromosome 9, Afim_UVic_2022, whole genome shotgun sequence genome contains the following window.
CATCCTCCACCTCGACATCAGCTACAACAGTATCACCATGCTGGACCAGGGTTTGTGCCAGACCCTGCCTCTGCTGCGGACATTGAACATGGAACACAATCAAGTGTATGTGCTGAAGAAGCAGGACATGAGCCATTGCACCAATCTAACAGGGTTGATTTTGGCTAGTAATAAGCTAAATCTGCAAGGGGAGCCCTTCTCTGCACTACAGGTACAGTTACACTGATGAGCTGGGTCAGAAATAGACGGAGTAACAGCTGGCTCATTTTCCTCAACAGTTGCTTGATATGCCTCTCATGCATTGCgtctcatttgtttttgttctctgttttattgttcACAGAGCCTGAGAGTTCTTGATGTGTcccaaaataaactgcagtcgGCCAAGCTTGGCTCTCAGCCCCAGCTGCCCAACCTCTTCAGCCTCAATCTGGGATTCAATAACATCACTACTCTGAGTAAAGATGACTTCTTGTTTCTCAGCCATTCGTCCTCTCTGCAATTCCTCAACATGTCATCCGTGACTCTTAAAACGGTAGGAAACTTACCTAGAAATGGGAAATGAAATGGTGGAACCAGTGTTAGAAAGTAGTCATTGAAGCACTTGCTCTCACTTGTCTATTTTGTTTCccgtttttttttgtctcacttCAAGACCTCTATGTTCTGTTTTGTTGCAGTTGGAGCTTGGTTGCTTTGAGCCCATTTCAGGCCTACGTACTGTGATCATGGATGGAAGTAATATGGGCACGCTGGTTTCCAAACTCTGCTTCGAGTTGTCAGTGACGGCCATCGATGTTTTGTCCCTTCGGAAGACAAATCTGATCACGCTCACAAACAGAGCCTTTGAAGGGCTGCAGAAAACGAATCTAACCTTCCTGGATCTGTCCCATAACAAAATGGGCAAAATGGAAGATGGCGCATTCCAGTGGCTGTCTAGACTTCAGACTCTAATTTTGACAGACAACAACTTCAAGCACCTGACCAAGGACACATTTCAGGGGctcaaaagtttgaaaaaactCAATTTGACAAACGCTCTTGTGAAAAGTCAAAGCATTATTGATGATTTCTCCTTCCAACCATTGAGTGGCCTGGAGAGTTTGATTATGCAGAAGACTGGTGCGCAACAATTAACAGAGAACACATTTACGGGCTTGACAAGTCTCCAAGAACTCGATTTGAGCTGGAGTAGTTACATCTCGCTCAGAACCATCACCAATAAGACGTTTGTTTCACTTGCGGGAACGCCTCTCAGAAAGCTAAATCTAACAGGAACCTCTATAACACAGATTAATCCTCAAAGCTTCTCCTCTTTGGGGAACCTCACCACTCTTCTTCTAGACTTCAACTTTATCAAGCAAACTCTCACTGGCAAAGAGTTTGAAGGCCTGGGCCAAATCAAAGAGATCCACATGACCAATAACCGCCAGACAATCGATCTAATCTCTACGTCCTTCGTGAGTGTGACCAGTCTGAGGGTCCTGACGTTGGGAAGAAGTCTCACAGTCGAAGCGGTGAACAAGGATCCCTCTCCGTTCAGTCCCCTGCTCAACCTCACCGTCCTGGACctcagcaacaacaacattgcCAACATCAGAGAGAATATGCTGGAGGGGCTCGTGAACCTGAAAGTGCTGAAGCTCCAGCACAATAACTTTGCCCGCTTGTGGAAGAGCGCCAACCTAGGTGGGCCAGTGTTGTTCCTCAAAGACACAGTGAGGTTGACGACCTTACAGATGGATAGTAACGGGCTGGATGAGATCCCAGCAGAGGCTCTGAGAGGGTTGAGTAACCTCAGTGAAATCAGCTTGGCCAACAACCTCCTTAATCACCTTAAGGACTCCATTTTTGATGATCTGAACTCACTGCAGGTTTTAAATTTGCAGAAGAATCTGATCACAGCTGTGAGGCCCAAAGTGTTCAAAGCTCCTATGAGAAACCTCCGCCTGCTTCTCATGGACAGAAATCCTTTTGACTGCACCTGTGAGAGCATTCTGTGGTTTGTGACGTGGTTGAACGTCACAAATGCGACAAGCGTTCCAGGTCTCCGGGACCAGTATTTGTGCAATACCCCGCTAGCTTACTTTAAGCGCGCTATCATGGACTTTGACCCCCTCTCCTGCAAAGATATGACCCCATTTCAGACTCTTTACATTCTGAGCAGCACTATGGTCATCATGCTGACAGTCACTGCGCTTCTGGTGCGGTTCCAAGGCTGGAGGATCCAGTTTTATTGGAACATATTGATCAATCGCACATTAGGGTTCAGCAACGCCAAAGTTGAAGAGGGCAGGGAATTCGAGTACGATGCGTACGTCATACACGCGGAGAAGGACGGTAGctgggtggagaggaggatggtgCCCTTGGAGAATGACATGTGCAAGTTTTGTTTGCAGGATCGAGATTCGGTCCCCGGCATGCCAGTGCTTGAATCCATCATGGATAATATGAGAAAGTCCAGAAAAATCTTGTTTGTCGTCACTGAAAGTCTTCTCAGAGATCCCTGGGTTAGGAGGTAAATCAAACTCACGCTGCttgatttaaacattaaaatcaaattatggaatttagattttttttgatGTGTAGTGTATTTTGTCTGGGTTGCATATGAAGTTCTCACAGTTGTCTTTTTGCCTCCCTGCCCTTGTCTCTATCCTTATCCAGATTTAAAGCCTATCATGCACTTTACCAGGTCATTGAAGCCAGCAGGGACTCTGTGGTTCTGGTCTTTCTGCAGGACGTCCACGACTACAAGTTGTCGAGCTCACTGTTCCTCCGTAGGGGAATGTTGCGTTCATGCTGCGTCCTGGACTGGCCCGTCCATAAGGAGAGGGTGCCGGCCTTTCACCAGAAGCTCCTCATAGCTCTTGGCATGACTAATCGATTGCAGGACtgaatgtgtttcatttgtaGTTTTAGTGGCCAATTGTccaaaaaatcctaaaacaaactTTACTCAAAGGGCCACTGACGCACCATGGGTTTGTGGTTTACGCAGGCAAAAGAGGTTATTGTCCATACAGAATTCCGTGTTGCTGATAATTTATTTGGTCAAACAaagaaggtaaacaaacaaaagaacaaaggtaatcctgttgcaaaaaaacaaaaacataggcccaccccagtgcatgctggtcctatacctgcctaTATAATCGCAGGTGCCCTCAATGTTACCCAATTCAAAACAAATTACCAATCCCAAAActaagtatactaaacaacaacaaaactattATTAAAACTAAACGAATGACCATCAATAGAAAATCTTAATATATCAAACAATCTAACCTAAAtaacaatattacaatattacttatgcataaaataactaaatactaacatcaaataaatagcCCCTACAGTAGTAATTGAAAATTCACTCTGCTATAATATTTACCAATGTATGTACAAATAATTGCAACTGATTGCGGATTGTTTTACCATCAGTGTGAATATTGTGCTTACTGTAAATATGCACTCAGTCTTACTGTATTTACATTGCATTGCAGCTTAacctaaacattttttaattaaatggtaACGGGCCTAAGGTGGTGTTGTATATGTGCGCCTGCATACACAGCACATTTACTCACACAGTTACTATGGctttttgggtgtttttattgtatttttattgtattcctGTTCAAGTACTGTAATGTAGAAAAATCATCATGTTCTCCAATGTTTTAAACAAGGTCCAGCTGAATAGTTACATTTTGACAATCCTAATTAAGTGatttatattatacattttgcaATGTACATTGTAACAtatcaagaataaaaaaatatttcaagtgcagttttaatgattttatctCTAAATCGCTGAAAAGTTGGCCTTTACATTGAAAAGTCTAACCCTTAACTAATTT
Protein-coding sequences here:
- the tlr3 gene encoding toll-like receptor 3 — protein: MHAPRSLLLLAVIILHHCVASQKRTSCNVQDGRADCSHLSLTVVPPDLPGSITSLDMSHNRLRKIPPASLAPYPGILHLDISYNSITMLDQGLCQTLPLLRTLNMEHNQVYVLKKQDMSHCTNLTGLILASNKLNLQGEPFSALQSLRVLDVSQNKLQSAKLGSQPQLPNLFSLNLGFNNITTLSKDDFLFLSHSSSLQFLNMSSVTLKTLELGCFEPISGLRTVIMDGSNMGTLVSKLCFELSVTAIDVLSLRKTNLITLTNRAFEGLQKTNLTFLDLSHNKMGKMEDGAFQWLSRLQTLILTDNNFKHLTKDTFQGLKSLKKLNLTNALVKSQSIIDDFSFQPLSGLESLIMQKTGAQQLTENTFTGLTSLQELDLSWSSYISLRTITNKTFVSLAGTPLRKLNLTGTSITQINPQSFSSLGNLTTLLLDFNFIKQTLTGKEFEGLGQIKEIHMTNNRQTIDLISTSFVSVTSLRVLTLGRSLTVEAVNKDPSPFSPLLNLTVLDLSNNNIANIRENMLEGLVNLKVLKLQHNNFARLWKSANLGGPVLFLKDTVRLTTLQMDSNGLDEIPAEALRGLSNLSEISLANNLLNHLKDSIFDDLNSLQVLNLQKNLITAVRPKVFKAPMRNLRLLLMDRNPFDCTCESILWFVTWLNVTNATSVPGLRDQYLCNTPLAYFKRAIMDFDPLSCKDMTPFQTLYILSSTMVIMLTVTALLVRFQGWRIQFYWNILINRTLGFSNAKVEEGREFEYDAYVIHAEKDGSWVERRMVPLENDMCKFCLQDRDSVPGMPVLESIMDNMRKSRKILFVVTESLLRDPWVRRFKAYHALYQVIEASRDSVVLVFLQDVHDYKLSSSLFLRRGMLRSCCVLDWPVHKERVPAFHQKLLIALGMTNRLQD